CCGAAAGGGCCCCCGGTCAGGATGCGAAAGCCGGGGCGCCTTCCAAGTCCGGTGCCTCCGCGCCGCCGCCCGCGCCGGCTTCGGCCGCTCCTCCCGCTCCCCGGGCCGTCCCGGACCCGCCGGCCGCCGCTCCTCCCGGCCCGGCCTCTCCGGCCGTGCGGAAGCTCGCCCGGGAATTGGGCGTGGACCTGTCTTCGGTGCGGGGCTCGGGCCCGAGGGGGCGGCTCACCCTGGAGGACGTGAAGGTCCGGGCCAAGGCGCTGCTGGCGGTTCCTCCGGCCGCCTCCGGGCCGACCTCACGCCCCCTTCCCGACTTCTCCCGGTGGGGGTCCGTGCGGCGCGAAGCCTTCACCACCGTGCGCCGGCTCACCTCAGAGGCCATGGCCCACGCCTGGGCGACGGTCCCCCAGGTGACCCAGTACGACCGGGCCGACGTGACGGATCTGGAGGCCTTCAGGGCCAGGTACGGAGCCCGGGCCGAGGCGGCCGGGGGCAAGCTCACCGTCACCGCCCTCCTCGTCAAGGTCACGGCCTCCGCCCTGAAGGCCTTCCCGGCCTTCAACGCCAGCCTGGACGCCGAGAGGGGCGAGACGGTCTTCAAGGAATACGTTCACGTGGGCGTGGCCGTGGACACGGACCGTGGCCTCCTCGTGCCCGTGGTGCGGGACGCCGACCGGAAGAACGTCCTGAGCCTGGCGCGGGAGATCCGCGAGCTGGCCGAACGGGCCCGGTCGCGCAAACTCCTTCCGGACGAGATGGAGGGCGGGACCTTCACGATTTCCAACCTGGGCGGGATCGGCGGCACCGCCTTCGCGCCCATCGTCTACTGGCCGCAGGTGGCGATCCTCGGAGTCTCCCGAAGCGAGGTGCGGCCCGTGTGGAGGGAGGGCCGCTTCGAGCCCCGCACTTTCCTTCCCCTTAGCCTCTCCTACGACCACCGACTCATCGACGGGGCCGACGGGGCGCGGTTTCTCCGCTGGATCTGCGAGGCCCTCGAAGAGCCGTGGCTCCTCGCGCTGGAAGGGTAGGCCGGCCGTGAAACGACTTCGAAAGACCATCCAAGAGCAGCGAATCTCCGGAATCCGTGGAGGGACAGGAAGCGCCGTGCGCCTCGATTACCTGTCGCCCGGGGACATGGAGGGCGCGGACTTCGTCAGCGTCCTCACCCTGGACCCCGGCGCTTCCGTAGGGGAACACCTCCACCCCGCCGAGGAGGAACTCTACCTCGTGCTCGAAGGGGAGGGCGCGGGGCGCTTGGACGGAGAATCTTTTCCCGTGGGCCCGGGAGACGCCTACCTCTGCAAGGCCGGCCACACCCACGGGCTCGTCAACCCGGGGCCCAGGCCCCTCACCTTCCTGGCCGTGCTCGCGAAGGCAAAGAGCAAGACGTGAGACGTGAAGCGTCAGGCGATAGACGTCCGACGCCTGACGCGATGCCTTGACGGCCGAATCGGGACACCCTAGATTTCCCTCAAGACGACACGCGTGTTCGAAGGTTCCCGGGGGCGGGCCGGGTCTTGTCCGGGTTTTGGGGCAAACCGAGGAGGGCGGCATGGACGGCGGGAGACAGGCCAAGTTGTCTTGGAAAAAGGTGGCGTTCCTCTTGGGCGCGGCCGTCGGTCTGGGGTTTGCCCTCCCGGCGCACACGCCGACGTCGAACCAGCTGTACGTCTACGAACACATCAACTACGGCGGAGCGTACATCCGGTGGGATGGGATCCGGGACATTTCGGACCTGCGCAGTTACAACACGGGCGCCCTTGGAACCCCCAATTGGAACGACCGCATCTCCTCCTTCAAGGTCGGAAGCGACTTGAAAGTGATCTTCTACGAACACATCAATTACAAAGGGGCCTCGTGGACGGTGACGGGGCCGGCCAGCATCCCCTCTCTCGTACCCAACGGGTGGAACGATCGGGCCTCATCCCTGCGGACCGTCCCGAAATAGGCGCCTGAAGGCCTCGGGAACGCTTCGCGAGGGGGCATCCGGATCGCGGGGACCACCGTTTCTATTCCGCCCAACCGTAAGTGAGGGGGAGGCGGACCCGGCGCACGCCCGAGCGGAAGGCCTCCTCCTCCCGGGCGGCCAGGAGGCGGGCCTCCTCTTCGTCGAGAATCCCGCTCCTTCGCAGGGCCTCCACCTCCGCGAGGGTCTCGCGGGGATCCGAGAGGACCAGCCACTCGGGCGGCGTCACGCGCAGTCGCGGCCGGAAACCCGCGGAGTTTAACCATCCCTCCATCCGGGAACCGGCATCGGGGTGGCCGCCCGCCCGCCTCACCGCGCCCTCCAGGGCCTGGCCGAGTCCCGTGTCCGGGCTGTCCTCCCGGCCGGCCAGGTCGGGTTCCGCCAGCAGGAGGAGGGCACCGCCCGGACGGAGGATCCTCCGGGCCTCCTTCAGCGCCCGCAGGGGATCCCGGAGCCAGAGCAGGACGAAATGAAAGGCGAGGGCGTCGAAGCTCCCCTCCCGAAAAGGGAGATGAACGGCGTCGCCCCGGAGGGCCCGGACCTCGGCGGAAGCCACCGAGGCCTCTTGTAGGTCCAGGGCGATCACGGTGCGGCCCGTGCGCGCCGCCATTTCGGCGGCCACGGAGCCCTCCCCCGCGCCCACCTCGAGCAGCCGCCGGCGCGTGGCCAGCCGGGCCTCGCGGTACACGGAGAAACGCAGGGGCCTTGTTCGCTCGAACTGAAAGGCGGAGGGCGGCGGAAGAGGCTTCACGGAGGCAGTATACCCGTCCTGTGACCTGGAGGCGGTTTCCGGAAATAGCGGTTGAGCGGG
The sequence above is a segment of the Acidobacteriota bacterium genome. Coding sequences within it:
- a CDS encoding methyltransferase domain-containing protein → MKPLPPPSAFQFERTRPLRFSVYREARLATRRRLLEVGAGEGSVAAEMAARTGRTVIALDLQEASVASAEVRALRGDAVHLPFREGSFDALAFHFVLLWLRDPLRALKEARRILRPGGALLLLAEPDLAGREDSPDTGLGQALEGAVRRAGGHPDAGSRMEGWLNSAGFRPRLRVTPPEWLVLSDPRETLAEVEALRRSGILDEEEARLLAAREEEAFRSGVRRVRLPLTYGWAE
- a CDS encoding 2-oxo acid dehydrogenase subunit E2; translation: MLKDVTLPEVSENVVQADVVKVLVAVGEAVKADQPLLEVETDKALFELPAPFQGTVAEVLVKAGDRIRVGQVLLRLETAGGEAERAPGQDAKAGAPSKSGASAPPPAPASAAPPAPRAVPDPPAAAPPGPASPAVRKLARELGVDLSSVRGSGPRGRLTLEDVKVRAKALLAVPPAASGPTSRPLPDFSRWGSVRREAFTTVRRLTSEAMAHAWATVPQVTQYDRADVTDLEAFRARYGARAEAAGGKLTVTALLVKVTASALKAFPAFNASLDAERGETVFKEYVHVGVAVDTDRGLLVPVVRDADRKNVLSLAREIRELAERARSRKLLPDEMEGGTFTISNLGGIGGTAFAPIVYWPQVAILGVSRSEVRPVWREGRFEPRTFLPLSLSYDHRLIDGADGARFLRWICEALEEPWLLALEG
- a CDS encoding cupin domain-containing protein, which codes for MKRLRKTIQEQRISGIRGGTGSAVRLDYLSPGDMEGADFVSVLTLDPGASVGEHLHPAEEELYLVLEGEGAGRLDGESFPVGPGDAYLCKAGHTHGLVNPGPRPLTFLAVLAKAKSKT
- a CDS encoding peptidase inhibitor family I36 protein; this encodes MDGGRQAKLSWKKVAFLLGAAVGLGFALPAHTPTSNQLYVYEHINYGGAYIRWDGIRDISDLRSYNTGALGTPNWNDRISSFKVGSDLKVIFYEHINYKGASWTVTGPASIPSLVPNGWNDRASSLRTVPK